atgtctaaggccaaatttgagtTCAGTTCTTCCTGTTTGCCCACTCTATGCTACTAAACCACCTGCGGCCTTTGGTAACACCTTTGTCTCTAAGTATCCCCCTTTCAACACTCATCATAAATgattgaaaagcaaaataatcttttactttcatcccattcacctttatttatataaaagcatattaaataaattattgcaatatatacaaatatatattatagacaTAAATAGAAAATCCCCAAATATAAAACCTTTCCATAAACACAGAAAACACACACAATGGACCCTGAGGGCCTAAAGTACCTCAACTCATAACTGAGATAGTTCATTTATAAAGTAGtcttattataaaaatagaatatctGTCAAGTGTTTAAGTAACATTATTTAGGACTGTTAAAGTGCTAAACCTTATGGCATATTAGAATGGTACCCAACACTCAGGCCATTGGTTTCAAAGTGTTCGTAACAAACATTTATGTCAGTCTAGTTCTGATGCAGCATTTGCAATAGCAAACAATTGTGCTGACATTTTTAGGCAAATAGAGAGTTTTCCTTCCCCTTATgtttaacttttcttttcctgTACTTAAAGtggcagaaataggaaaagaaagaatatgaccTGCATAAACCCCACAAATGTTATTGTAAAAATTCAGCTCTGAAAACCTCTCCCTTTCCAAATTTACAGGATACAGAAATCAAGATCTGACATGGGATAGAAACAAATCTACCCAGGACATGGGCTGCTTTCTTGCATGGTTTCAAGTCAGCCTCTCGCTGACTCTTCCAAATTCCACCCAGTGCTTCAAAGGCCTGGGGACCAGATTTCAACTCGCAAGAAGATTTTGGAGTCTAAACATCTAACAAGTTCAGGAATGATAgtgttaaaaagtaaaataaaataaaatttgagacACTGGCTGTACCATTCACTGCTTTCCGAAGTTAGGGAGATACCTAAACAGGAATGATGTTTACagtaagaaacagagaaagaggattttcttttccccctttgaaCTCAAAGGCTATCTTCCCAAGATCTCCCATAGTGATTCTCCCAAGAACTGTGCTTTCTTCCAAGTACCATCAGCTTTCCCATCACAGTAAGATGCAGCTTCTGCAGTAGTCAATAGTGGTAGTAATGGTGCCTCCTTCAAGCAAAGTTAAGAGGTGCATTTTCCTTCCTGTCTCGTTTAGCTCTTGCTTTTGAGCATTTGTGTAGTGTCACAGAGAGGATGATAACAAGGATGATGATGACAAAAAGTACAGCTCCAACTatgaaaaacaattctgaaaggaaaagaaaagtattacttgctcaggatcacagcttagaaaagactttttaaaacttatgaatttaaatctcaaataagatagaaaaatattttcatgtatatatgtatgtataagaacaaaaaagattgcatgtgaaatcatgtatttctattatgtacagcttaatttaaaaacatacatgtatatatgtgtatatatacatatatgtgtacaaatgtttaatatctatatatacttatgtatattataaataaatgtatataattttcaagttttgcttcttttattccttctatttaaaaaaagatactttaaattcttttctttctttcttcttcctttcttttcttccctgtctctatctctcttacctCCCACTTACCATCCCTTTCCCCCAtagtgaacaaaaacaaaaccacaaagcAGACACTCCCTGACACTTTCCATTCATGGCTGTAGCTGAGGACAGAGTTCAAAATTACTCCATTCTCCTCATGCCCAACTCAAACTTCccccatcatttaaaaatatttgatttatgataAGGTCTGATCCcattggaaaaaaagattaagacaAACTATAATGACTAAAAGTCATTGAATGGAACCACgtgattcatttcattttctatctagaaaagatttttcaaaaaatacTGTAGGAAGGAAGAGCACCAATTTTACTTAGGATCATCGGTACAGTGCTACAAGAGACCTTCAAgagttcaaccctctcattttataggtgaggaactgAAGCCAAATGACTTGTTAATAAGTGGCTGAGTTAGGACATAACCCAGGTTCTTGGACTCAACATTCAGCACTCTACTACCCAAATCTTTGGACTTCATCCCTCTGCCACAGGCAATTAGTAACTATGGAAAGAGGAGTTTAAGAATTTCTTATAAAGATttgttgaaatggaaaaaggaaataaacaattggctctattttctttttagttctcaAATTAGACTCCCATCCGTATCTCATCCCCTTCATGAAGCCTTCCATCCTGGCCTCCTCTTCCAAACCCTCTCTCAAGTTTCCTGAACATGTTGAATTAactctcttctttaaaaaaaacctatttttaatttttaaatatttttattttccccagttacataaaaaacaaatttctttacatttgtgtttattttttaattttgagttccagattctcccccttcctccccataGCCCTCTACCTTATGCCGATTTTTTTTTTGCCGAGGCAATTGAGGTttagtgacttccccagggtcacacagccaggacgtgttaaatgtctgagttcaaatatgaactcaggtcctcctgtcttcagatCTGGTCTTTATCtgctacaccaactagctgccctttaTTCTGCATTTTTAATAGTTTGCCTGAAATCTCATTTCCCCAGCTAGACTTTAAGCTTTCAATTGCAGGGACAGGACCTGCATTATTCATCTTCATATTCTCCAATTTTTAATCAGAACTATAGCTACAGAGAGTtaaagggtttgtttgtttgtttgtttttgcctagTTCTAAACTTAACTAGAAAAAATACTCAGAGGATGTTCTGTTACCATCccaaatacatgtacatatatgcaggAAACCTAACCTAATGTTAATTCATCAaccaataagcatgtattaagtgatTACTGAATGTCAGGTGCTGAAGATGTAGACATAATAAATTAGAGATCTATGGATAAATTTCAGTGGTTTggggaatttaaaaatttttatcactATATTTCAATGAATTTGAGTTATTTTgcaatcctacatattttattttatgcaaagtCAGCTAGGTGGTTCAAGGAATAGAGGATGGAGCCcgaagccaggaagacttgaatataaatccagcttcagacactaagTACTGGCCAAGctatttaacttctgtctgcctcagtttcctcatctgtaaattgggggaTCAAAATAGCACTAATtcataaggttgttgtaaggattaaatgagaattaATATTTTAAGTGCTCAGCACTATTCATGGCACATAGAATGGTTTCttgacatcattaaaaaaaaatgtcaagaacaTCTGTAAGGAGCTTCATTGGGGCCACAAAGGTAAAATTGAACTATATGGAAATCATCCCTCCCTAAGTAGCTAAGAAAGGCACCTCCTTCATCACTCTTGCTCCAATATCAGAGATACTTATTTACCTTTAAACACAGCTTTTTCTTGGCTGGTACAGCGAATTTCACTTTCAGGACTCTTCTGCTTTGCTCTCCGAGATGGAATGAATGCCTGAATGTTGAAGcaataattttctcctttgtccACATCAACCAAAAATTCATTTGTGTCCGTCCTTACTGATTTCTGTTAAGGGAGACAGATCATAAGATCTTAATTTTAGAGAGGGAAGATTCTaactcccttcattttacagatgaggaagctgaagttcAGAGACAGAGAATCATTAACTCATGGTCACACAGGGAGAAAGTAGAGAAGCCAGGCTTCTCAGTTAATTTTGTGGAAGTTTTTACTGAAGACAGATTAGCCTAAAGTGATgattagaatttcattttctgttgcaagtcttaattttcttcctttatcaaGGCTAATGTAAGGTGAATACCTAGATTTTATTTGATATTCCTGGTCCAATGCGTACCAGGCAGGAAGGGCTGACTCATTTCTAGGTATCTCTAGATTTTCATGGTTAACAAAAGATTTGGCGCCAGGCAAAGGCAGGCACCAAAGTGTCAAGAGGATTCCTTCCAACAGAGTTCATAGAAACTGCATTCAGAATCCCAAAAGCCTTTTCCGGTAGAAAAACTTGTTCTGTGTTTTAAACTGTGAACAAGAATTCTCCAGATGGTGAATAAAACAAGAAGGATCAATCTGTGGGATACTCAGTGTGAGCAGTAAATCAAATTTTAGACCTTTTGGacaaaggaactttagagataatctagtccagTCCtcaaatttttacatataaaaaaaaacaaagtaaagagAGTATTAAAGCATCTTGCTCATGGTCATACAACTAACCAGTAGCAGAAATGGCAATAGAATTCATGTCTCTTCATTACTGTCTACTACTACATAGCTTCTCAACAAGTTCTCATTTTGCTTCCATCTCAAAGATAAGTTGAAAATCTAGCCTGCTGGGTGACAAGTATTAGAGTGCCAGACATAGTCAggaaggcccaagttcaaatcctatctcagatatttactagcagtgggactctaggtaagtcacttaaccttagtttcctcatctgtagaataaggaCAAtaatctacatccagagaaacaactatggagactgaatgcaaatcaaagcatcctattttcacttttttgttgttttgtattgttttctttcttctgttttttcccttttgttctgatttttcattcagaacatgattcatatggaaaggttaaaaatgatttacatatataacctaaataagattgcttgatatcttgggaagggggggacataagagagaaaaaaattggaactcaaaattttacaaaaatgaatgttgaaaattatcttaacatgtaattagaaaaataaaggagaacaAAGTGATACAAAGCTTAGAAAgcatttgcaaaccttaaaacccTAGCTActactaatatttattattaattttcaatttaaaagTCACAAAGGATTCCATAgtagaggaggggaagggaaaagaactcaccTTTCCTGTACTTGAAGCCTTCCAGTAATAAAGTATATAAGTTAGGTCCTGTTGAAAAATCTGGCGGAGAGTTTGAAAGTTCCCATTAATTCTAAATGGTGTAATGGAATCTTGAACTGTCACTTTCAACTTTGTACCATTTTGttgaaaattttgaattcttGGCTGCCCGAGGtttgctgaggaaaaaaaaaaaagacaagaatggTGGATAAGAAGAGAGTAGGGATATGAGAGCCTTCTTTAATGATTCCAGAGCCTGTCAGTGGAAGAGGGCCAAGACTTGTACTTGCTCCAAGGgtcaagagggaagaagaaaaagaattgatcGAAGTTACAGAGATGAGTTGAAATTTGGACttgatggaagaaggaaaaaaactccaCTATCAAACTTTCTTATAATTAGACCTATCCAAATATGGTACCAGCTACTTTGGGAGGAAATATCTTTCATCATTACTGGAAATCTGTGAGCAAAGACTAAATGACTACTTACTATGTGGTATGGTGGATTCTTTTTCAGATGTGATTTGGACTGGACAgcttctgaaattcctttcatATCTGAAATTCTGTGACTGTGTCCTAATCTTTATGTTCCCTTTTACTAAATACATGTTTGTTTAGGATAAAAAAGCTAAGGTTGTGCCGTTTAAAAAATATTGCATTTCAAACTGAGTTGATAGTTACTTAATGCAAGAACaggtaattgttaaaaaaaaaaaaaaaaacaacagagggAAGCTGCAGTTTATGTAATAGATCTAGCTTCATTTTTCCTcaaaatagttttcattattctttttaaaaattcaattttattttttccaggtcctataaaaaaattctttactaaAGTCTCCTGTAACTCTTCATCATGGGATAGTGGTGACCCTGTACTTTTGAAGTCAGCTATGTCAGGGAAGCCCTGACAAGCCATATTTGGCTGAAAATCCTCTGAGAATAATTGTCTGGTATGTATGCCTGTTGTCCA
The Sminthopsis crassicaudata isolate SCR6 chromosome 4, ASM4859323v1, whole genome shotgun sequence genome window above contains:
- the F3 gene encoding tissue factor isoform X1 gives rise to the protein MAPPNPCLRVPAAVFVPTVLLGFLLLVQVSLASDTSDLISAYNITWKSIDFKTILEWEPKPVNYVYTVEISARWGDWKKKCFHTKKTECDLTDEMTNLRERYIARILSEKPIKSDEDPEESQHANAPYFTPYLDTNLGQPRIQNFQQNGTKLKVTVQDSITPFRINGNFQTLRQIFQQDLTYILYYWKASSTGKKSVRTDTNEFLVDVDKGENYCFNIQAFIPSRRAKQKSPESEIRCTSQEKAVFKELFFIVGAVLFVIIILVIILSVTLHKCSKARAKRDRKENAPLNFA